Below is a window of Streptomyces qaidamensis DNA.
GAACAAGGTCTCGGACGAGCTCAAGCAGCACTTCCGGCCCGAGTTCCTCAACCGAGTCGACGACGTGGTCGTCTTCCCGCAGCTCAGCCAGGACGACATCCTCAAGATCGTCGACCTGATGATCGACAAGGTGGACGAGCGCCTGAAGGACCGGGACATGGGCATCGAGCTCTCCCAGTCCGCCAAGGAGCTGCTGTCCAAGAAGGGTTACGACCCGGTGCTGGGTGCGCGTCCGCTGCGTCGCACCATCCAGCGCGAGATCGAGGACTCGCTGTCGGAGAAGATCCTCTTCGGCGAGCTGCGCCCGGGTCACATCGTGGTCGTCGACACGGAGGGCGAGGGTGAGACCAAGACCTTCACCTTCCGCGGCGAGGAGAAGGCGGCCCTCCCGGACGTCCCGCCGATCGAGCAGGCGGCCGGTGGCACGGGTCCGAACCTGAGCAAGGACGCGTAAGCGTCACGGCCGAGTGAAAGGGGCCGGTGCCTTCCGGGGCACCGGCCCCTTTCCCGTGCCCGGGGTCAGATACGGAAGATCTCGGCGGTGGGGAAGAGCTCGGCGTAGGGGTCGAGGGACTCCGTACTGCTGAGCGGGGTGGCGACGCCCACGGTGCGCAGTCCGGGCAGGCGCGAGGCGAGAACCCGCAGCGCCTCCGGCGGCGGTGGATCGGCGAGGAACTGAAGGTCCCGGACGCCGGGCAGTTCCGGCATGGCGTCGTGCGCGTAGGCCTCGGGCTGCCCGTAGAGCGACAGCGTCGTGAGCGCCGGGAGGCCGGCCACCTCGGACCAGTCCTCGGCACCGAGGCGCTGCACGCCGGACACGCCGAACGCGAGGGACTGGAGCGTGGGCCACCGGGTCAGACCGCGCAGCCCCGTCGAGCGGATGGACCCCATCCCCAGGAAGAGACTCAGCAGGGGCGCCTCGACGGGGAGGACGTCGGTGAGGACGTCCCCCGGAAGACTCTGGGCGATGGAGAGCCGCGTGAGCCGCGTCAGCGAGCCCAGCCCGGTGAGGTCCGCCCCGCGGTCGAAGACCGACAGGTCGGTGAGCGGCAGGTCCGCCAGGCTCGACAGGCCCACGGCGTCCGGGCAGCGCTGGAGCCACAGGGAGGTCAGGGACCGTAACGCCCGGAGCTCCCCCAGATGACCGAGGCCCGGGTTGTTCCGCAGGTGCAGCAAGCGGACCTCGCAGGGGTCGGGGACGCAGTCGATGAGCGCGGCCGCGGTGAGCGGGCCGTCGAACCGCAGCCGGTGCCAGGGGCGCATCAAGCGGAGCGCCGCTCGCTGCTCGGCCGACTCGCAGACCAGGGAGAGGCCGTCCCGCTCCAGGTGGTCGAGCACCTCGATCGCGTACTCGCGCGTGTCGAAGCGGCTCCAGGTGCCGGCCAGCTGGCGCCGTACGTCGAGATCCGGATGGTGCCGGAACCGGCGCAGCACCGCCAGGGCGCCCTCGTCCTCCTCCGCCCCGAGGAGTGACGCGGTGACGGCGACGCCGTGGGCTTCCTCGGCGGTCAGTCCCTCCGGCCCGGGCAGCAGCTCCAGGACCAGCAGGCCCGCCTCCGCGAGGGCCTTCGCCTCCTCCGTCGTACGTGGCGGAACGAGCGCCCCGGCCCGTTCCTCCACCTCCGCCCGCACCCCGGGATCCAGGGCTGCGGCGTGTTCGAGGCAGGCCAGGGCGAGGAGGGTCAGCCGCGGGGCGCCCTCGGCCAGCAGCCGGCGCAGCAGGGTCGCCCGTTCCCGGGGACGGGCGTGCGCGACCGCCATGCGGATCACGTCCTCCCAGAGGCTGTCGCCCGCGTGCCCGGCGAGGACGTCCAGGTGGCCCTCCTCGACGGCGTAGCGGGCGCCCAGGTAGTCCTGGAAGGTGCGGTGGACGAAGTCGACGACGCCCTCGCCGGGCCGGCGGAGCAGGCCGCTGCGGAGCAGGAGCGTGCGCAGCACCGCCTCGGCGTCACCCTGGCCCGACCCCGGCGCGACGACCGGCAGACAGCGGGCCACGATGCCCTCGGCCGTCTCCAGGTCCATCTCCGTGTTGCCGCTCAGCACCAGCGCGTAGGCCAGGCGCTGGAGCACCTCCAGCTGGGCCTCCTCGCCCAGCTCGACGCCGTCCACCGCGCCCATGCCCCGCTCCCGGTCACGGCGTGCGAGCAGCATGGCGAGGGCGGCGTCGTACAGCTCCTTGCGGCCGGTGGGCAGGTAGCCCCGCCGCTCCCGGTGGAGGGCGCAGATCAGGCCGCACATCAGGGGGTTGGTGGCGAGGCGGGCCAGGTCCCGTTTGGTGCGCAGGGAGTCCAGGAGCTGTGTCTCGTACTCGGGCGCCTGCGCGGCCGCGTGCCAGCGGTGCACGAACGTGGCCACGTCGGCGCGGCGCATCGGGGTGAGGGTCAGTTCGCTGAAGCCCTCGGTGGCCAGCCAGTCCGGGCGTACGGCGGTGGGGCGTGAGGTCAGCAGCCAGTGGTTGCCGGGGAAGGCGTGGATCAGGGCGAGCAGCCAGTCGCGGGTGCGGTGCCGGTCGGCGGCGGGGATCTCGTCCAGGCCGTCGACCAGGACCAGCCCGCGCCCGGCCGTCAGGACGCGATCCGCCCAGCCCTCCGGCGGGGTGAGGGGGCAGCCCGCCGCCGTGAGGAAGGCCGCTGGCGCGGGGAGCGCGCCCGAGCGGACCAGGGTGCGCAGGGGGAGGACGAACGGGACGCGGGTCGCGTCCCGGGCGGCGGTCACCGCCAGCCACTGGACGAGCGTGGTTTTGCCGGAGCCGGCGTCGCCGCGCAGCATGACGAGGTCGTGGCTGCTGAGGGCCTCCTCGGCGGGCAGCCGGGCGGCGGCGGTGGCGGCGCCCGTGTGCTCGCCCGGCGGCGTGTCGGACACGCCGGTCTGCTCGCCGCTCGTCGCCTCCAGGCTGAGGTAGGCGACCTCCAGGGGCCAGCGGTCGGGGGAGTCGCGCAGGTCGATGCCGTAGATGGTGATGTGGTTGTGGCGTTCGGCGACGTAGGGCAGATACCGGCGTTCGAAGGCGGCGTCCCGGCCGTCCGGGCGGGGCGTGCGGGTGATCAGCTCGTCGACCTTGGCGATCAGTTCCGCCTGGGCACGGGTCTGTTCGATGAGGGTGCGCGCGACAAACGTGGAGCGGCGGGTGAAGAACTCCAGGATGTTCAGGCACGCCCACTCGGTCGCGTAGTCCAGGAAGTGGCAGGCGTCCGTGGACAGACCGTCGGGGGCGGGGCCTGCGCGGTGCAGTCTCATGGCCAGCTCGCGGTGACCCAGGCGGACCGCCTGGACGTCGTCCATGTCGAGGTCGCCGAGGGCGAGGAGCCTGCGGGCCAGGGTGTCGGTGACCGCGATCCGCTCGTCGGGCGGGAAGGGCGGCTCGCCGGGGGAGTCCACCGCCTGCGCCACGAGTCGCGCGGCGAGCCTGTGGACGCCCCGCTCGTCCAGGGTGCGTTTCTCGCCCCGGAAGGACACGAGAGCGGACAGGCGCACGGGCTTGTCGACCAGGCCCGCTCCCGGTCCGTCCGGGCGGAAGAGCTTCTTCAGCAGCGGGGTCACCAGTGCGGACGCCAGCTTGCCGCCGAGTACCGTCGGATCCAACCGCCTCACCCCCGTGACCGCGTGAACGGGGGTGAGACTACTAGCAGTTGACCAGGCGGGTCAGGACAGCTGTCCGTCGTAGTCGGGCAGTTTGTACGTCTTCTCGGCGTGGCCGCCGGAGAGGTCGGTGCTGCTGTTGCCGATGTTCGCGATGATCGTGTAGCCCTTGCGCTCGATGTCGACGCGCTGGGCCGTCTTGTACTCGGCGACGTTCTTGAAGAGGTCGATGAAGTTACGGACGTAGAGCCCCGAGACCTGGTAGCCCGTCTGCTTGAGGTTGTACTGGGTGAACGAGGCGATGATGTCCGGCCGGGCGGTCACGAAGAAGAGGGCGACGCCGCGTTCCTGCGCGTATCTGGCGGCCGCCAGGACCGGCTTGTTGGCCGGTTGCGGGTAGCTGAAGCCGAAGTCCGTCTCCAGCGCGGTGTTGTCGATGTCGAGGACGATCGCCTGCTTCTCGCCCGGCTTCGCGGCCGCGATCCGCTGCTTCAGATAGGGCAGTGCCTGGTCCATCACAGCCTGGCAGTCCTTCTGCCAGGTGCCGTAGTCGACGTCTGCGGCTGCGGCGGCGGCCGTGGAGGCCCGGGTGGCGGTGGTGGCGTCGGCCGGTGCGGCCATCGCCAGGAGGGCTGCGGCCGATACGGCGGTCACTGATGCGCGGCGCAACCAGGGGCGTCGGGTCTGCATGTCGTGGGGGTCCTCTCACGTCCGTGACGCTGCCAACATGTCGTGTGCATGCTTGTGCGCGAGGGTGGCGTGAGGGGAACCGTAGGGTTACCGGACGGTAGGTGCCTAGAGGCGTGCGCCACATTCCAGGAATGGCCGAAGAGTGCCCCCGGTGACATGCCGCACAGGCGATATGTCCGTTACTAGCTGGAATAGTGGACAACGGAACGGGAGAAAAGGGATTCTTGCCCTATCGCAGGTGTCGAAGCGCGGGCTAATGCCCTGATTCGTCCCGAATGACTGCTGTGTCAAGAGACGTAGAACACTGAACCAAATTACTAACTAGCGTCGTAGATCACGCTTTTGGGTGTTTGTCGGACCCCGGGTTACCAAGGGATGGCCACACGGCGAGCGACTGTGCGCCGGGTGGTTTTCTCCGTCCCCTTCCATACGAGGTTTCGATGTCCCAGCGCGTCACGTCCCGTTCTTCCCGTACGTCCCAGCTCCGCACCCGTGCGACCGTGCTGGCCGCCGGCCTTGGTGTCTCGGTCGCACTGGGAGCCGGGGTCGCGTCCGCCGCCGACACCACGGCCGCGTCCGGTGCCGCCAGTGCCGTCCAGGCGCAGGCCGCCGCCCAGGCCAAGGCCGCCAAGGCCGAGGCCGTGAAGGCCGAG
It encodes the following:
- a CDS encoding HAD family acid phosphatase, with product MQTRRPWLRRASVTAVSAAALLAMAAPADATTATRASTAAAAAADVDYGTWQKDCQAVMDQALPYLKQRIAAAKPGEKQAIVLDIDNTALETDFGFSYPQPANKPVLAAARYAQERGVALFFVTARPDIIASFTQYNLKQTGYQVSGLYVRNFIDLFKNVAEYKTAQRVDIERKGYTIIANIGNSSTDLSGGHAEKTYKLPDYDGQLS
- a CDS encoding NACHT domain-containing protein, with amino-acid sequence MDPTVLGGKLASALVTPLLKKLFRPDGPGAGLVDKPVRLSALVSFRGEKRTLDERGVHRLAARLVAQAVDSPGEPPFPPDERIAVTDTLARRLLALGDLDMDDVQAVRLGHRELAMRLHRAGPAPDGLSTDACHFLDYATEWACLNILEFFTRRSTFVARTLIEQTRAQAELIAKVDELITRTPRPDGRDAAFERRYLPYVAERHNHITIYGIDLRDSPDRWPLEVAYLSLEATSGEQTGVSDTPPGEHTGAATAAARLPAEEALSSHDLVMLRGDAGSGKTTLVQWLAVTAARDATRVPFVLPLRTLVRSGALPAPAAFLTAAGCPLTPPEGWADRVLTAGRGLVLVDGLDEIPAADRHRTRDWLLALIHAFPGNHWLLTSRPTAVRPDWLATEGFSELTLTPMRRADVATFVHRWHAAAQAPEYETQLLDSLRTKRDLARLATNPLMCGLICALHRERRGYLPTGRKELYDAALAMLLARRDRERGMGAVDGVELGEEAQLEVLQRLAYALVLSGNTEMDLETAEGIVARCLPVVAPGSGQGDAEAVLRTLLLRSGLLRRPGEGVVDFVHRTFQDYLGARYAVEEGHLDVLAGHAGDSLWEDVIRMAVAHARPRERATLLRRLLAEGAPRLTLLALACLEHAAALDPGVRAEVEERAGALVPPRTTEEAKALAEAGLLVLELLPGPEGLTAEEAHGVAVTASLLGAEEDEGALAVLRRFRHHPDLDVRRQLAGTWSRFDTREYAIEVLDHLERDGLSLVCESAEQRAALRLMRPWHRLRFDGPLTAAALIDCVPDPCEVRLLHLRNNPGLGHLGELRALRSLTSLWLQRCPDAVGLSSLADLPLTDLSVFDRGADLTGLGSLTRLTRLSIAQSLPGDVLTDVLPVEAPLLSLFLGMGSIRSTGLRGLTRWPTLQSLAFGVSGVQRLGAEDWSEVAGLPALTTLSLYGQPEAYAHDAMPELPGVRDLQFLADPPPPEALRVLASRLPGLRTVGVATPLSSTESLDPYAELFPTAEIFRI